From Rutidosis leptorrhynchoides isolate AG116_Rl617_1_P2 chromosome 3, CSIRO_AGI_Rlap_v1, whole genome shotgun sequence, a single genomic window includes:
- the LOC139896401 gene encoding ubiquitin carboxyl-terminal hydrolase 8-like isoform X1, giving the protein MVDREYPATMRSKTLRSMTVTVLSSDGSALPTQVTVTVPIKGVNNDLIRALSTACSLRDDETLLVAMTFLNSITHFLDRLDESLDVVLDSRVLVAYRLLKNEDSWPMVVFIHNSGEYLERFGIPMVARIHPDHCNGVEMRPKFLELVNPFHVGEASSCVNERFEFFMTIDRFTLEVSDTVMDNELLVVPSSGEICVFAAWPDEMLKQYDTEILSHSPPNDELPDNVVSLYQCLERLLRETTESKKSLEQSIDGNDTDLELNEWWYLQSVKHQKHILIRGDCRFMSIYVFVVGFCQMLRCRLFRLDCFESEF; this is encoded by the exons ATGGTTGACAGAGAATATCCAG CAACGATGAGAAGTAAGACATTGAGAAGCATGACGGTGACGGTTTTGAGCTCTGACGGGTCAGCCTTGCCTACTCAAGTCACCGTGACTGTTCCAATAAAAGGAGTAAACAACGATCTTATTCGGGCTTTGAGCACCGCCTGTTCTTTGAGAGACGATGAAACTCTATTGGTGGCTATG ACATTCCTCAACAGCATAACTCATTTCTTGGATAGATTAGATGAGTCATTAGATGTAGTCTTGGATTCTAGAGTGCTCGTTGCTTATAGGCTACTTAAGAATGAGGATTCATGGCCCATGGTCGTGTTTATACATAATAGTGGTGAATATCTCGAAAGGTTTGGGATTCCTATGGTAGCCAGGATTCATCCAGATCATTGCAACGGTGTCGAGATGCGTCCGAAATTTCTCGAGTTAGTCAATCCATTTCATGTTGGAGAAGCATCATCTTGTGTAAATGAAAGATTTGAATTCTTTATGACTATCGACCGCTTTACTTTAGAAGTATCAGACACGGTGATGGATAATGAATTATTAGTGGTCCCATCATCTGGTGAAATTTGTGTGTTTGCTGCGTGGCCTGATGAAATGTTGAAACAATATGATACTGAAATTCTTAGCCATTCACCTCCAAACGATGAGCTACCAGATAATGTGGTATCATTGTATCAATGTCTTGAAAGGTTGTTGAGGGAAACAACTGAAAGTAAAAAATCTTTGGAGCAATCGATTGATGGCAATGATACCGATTTGGAACTAAACGAGTGGTGGTATTTGCAGAGTGTGAAACATCAAAAACATATTTTGATTCGTGGTGATTGCCGATTTATGTCGATTTATGTATTCGTGGTGGGTTTTTGTCAAATGTTGCGATGCAGGCTTTTTCGTTTAGATTGCTTCGAGAGTGAGTTTTAG
- the LOC139896401 gene encoding ubiquitin carboxyl-terminal hydrolase 8-like isoform X2, translating into MRSKTLRSMTVTVLSSDGSALPTQVTVTVPIKGVNNDLIRALSTACSLRDDETLLVAMTFLNSITHFLDRLDESLDVVLDSRVLVAYRLLKNEDSWPMVVFIHNSGEYLERFGIPMVARIHPDHCNGVEMRPKFLELVNPFHVGEASSCVNERFEFFMTIDRFTLEVSDTVMDNELLVVPSSGEICVFAAWPDEMLKQYDTEILSHSPPNDELPDNVVSLYQCLERLLRETTESKKSLEQSIDGNDTDLELNEWWYLQSVKHQKHILIRGDCRFMSIYVFVVGFCQMLRCRLFRLDCFESEF; encoded by the exons ATGAGAAGTAAGACATTGAGAAGCATGACGGTGACGGTTTTGAGCTCTGACGGGTCAGCCTTGCCTACTCAAGTCACCGTGACTGTTCCAATAAAAGGAGTAAACAACGATCTTATTCGGGCTTTGAGCACCGCCTGTTCTTTGAGAGACGATGAAACTCTATTGGTGGCTATG ACATTCCTCAACAGCATAACTCATTTCTTGGATAGATTAGATGAGTCATTAGATGTAGTCTTGGATTCTAGAGTGCTCGTTGCTTATAGGCTACTTAAGAATGAGGATTCATGGCCCATGGTCGTGTTTATACATAATAGTGGTGAATATCTCGAAAGGTTTGGGATTCCTATGGTAGCCAGGATTCATCCAGATCATTGCAACGGTGTCGAGATGCGTCCGAAATTTCTCGAGTTAGTCAATCCATTTCATGTTGGAGAAGCATCATCTTGTGTAAATGAAAGATTTGAATTCTTTATGACTATCGACCGCTTTACTTTAGAAGTATCAGACACGGTGATGGATAATGAATTATTAGTGGTCCCATCATCTGGTGAAATTTGTGTGTTTGCTGCGTGGCCTGATGAAATGTTGAAACAATATGATACTGAAATTCTTAGCCATTCACCTCCAAACGATGAGCTACCAGATAATGTGGTATCATTGTATCAATGTCTTGAAAGGTTGTTGAGGGAAACAACTGAAAGTAAAAAATCTTTGGAGCAATCGATTGATGGCAATGATACCGATTTGGAACTAAACGAGTGGTGGTATTTGCAGAGTGTGAAACATCAAAAACATATTTTGATTCGTGGTGATTGCCGATTTATGTCGATTTATGTATTCGTGGTGGGTTTTTGTCAAATGTTGCGATGCAGGCTTTTTCGTTTAGATTGCTTCGAGAGTGAGTTTTAG
- the LOC139900136 gene encoding uncharacterized protein, with amino-acid sequence MLEKCMRREIYLEKRVSELTRVEHKEEGEHVLEELYEASNTSLVLMETCRELLFEMQMLEVYHNWEVHQGAESKDEIQKLKGYLTEAECLVEKYQDKCSELEDECKKVISVEKEVNDVKVKLQHAEACHEAIKDEKNMLRSAFEEMKKNNKFSQFEAKKEIRSVTDRIKSLETTLHRMEEASKASAKDTSLCSKMLTYVVMHQMSLERERQQ; translated from the coding sequence ATGCTTGAGAAATGTATGAGAAGAGAAATATATTTGGAAAAAAGGGTGAGTGAGTTAACTCGAGTTGAACACAAAGAGGAAGGTGAACATGTGTTAGAGGAGTTGTATGAAGCAAGCAACACATCTTTGGTTTTAATGGAAACTTGtagagaattattatttgaaatgcaGATGTTAGAGGTCTATCATAACTGGGAAGTTCACCAAGGAGCAGAATCTAAAGATGAGATACAGAAACTTAAAGGTTATTTAACTGAAGCAGAGTGCTTGGTTGAAAAATATCAAGACAAGTGTTCGGAACTCGAGGATGAATGCAAGAAGGTGATTTCGGTTGAGAAAGAGGTTAATGATGTTAAAGTTAAGCTACAACACGCAGAGGCATGCCATGAAGCTATTAAGGATGAGAAAAACATGTTACGCTCTGCATTTGAAGAAATGAAGAAGAATAATAAATTTTCACAATTTGAGGCGAAGAAGGAAATTAGGTCAGTTACGGATAGGATTAAAAGCTTAGAGACGACTTTGCATCGAATGGAGGAAGCCAGCAAGGCATCTGCTAAAGACACAAGTCTTTGCAGTAAAATGTTGACATATGTGGTTATGCATCAGATGTCACTTGAAAGAGAACGACAACAGTAG